The Thioflexithrix psekupsensis genomic interval TTTCATCTATACATTTAAAAATATTCTCCCCTTTTCTACCTAAATCAAAATTATTTCCTGAGAAAATAGGCAGAAATAACTCAGAACCAAAACGGTCGGCTGAGATATAAATTAATTTAGGGAAATCACGGGGATTGTTATTCGGTTCTGATAAAGGAATTTTAAACACACAACCCTCTGTTGTTTCTGCGGTAACTTCCATGTATTGACAATACGGGTTTTTAAGTTCCTGTATATCACCATGACCATCTAATAAATACTCCTGTTGTTTTGCCATTTTTTCTAACATCAATAAGGCTTGAATAACACTGCTTTTGCCACAGCTATTTAAACCTGTCAGCAAAGTCAATGTCCCAAATTCAATGTTATCTAGCACAAAAGATTTAAAACCATCTAATTCAAGGTGATTGATCATTGAATAAATTTCTCTATCAAATTAATAATTTTTGAAAATCGCTCTTTTACTGCTGGCACTTTCAGCGCATCTCTTGAGATATAAAATTGAAAGTCTATATCTTCAAGAAGTAAATTATATTCGTTGTGCAATTGTTGCTTGTGGTCAAGCAGTTGATAAAACTGTTGTTCTGTCAGTTTTGATAAGGACACACTCCACATTTCAAATAAGGCTTTATTAATGGGTTTTCTGGGATTTTCGCCGTAGCTGCGTCTGAAAGTATGCTTGTCAAATAAACGATAAGCCCGAACCATCGCACTTTTAAAAGCAGAGCGGATGTTTTCTACATTTTCTATTTGAATATTTAGATTTTTTAAATTATCTACTTTTTCTAAATAAGGAAGATTATTTTCTCTGAGCAGTTTTTTAAAATCCCGATTATTAAAATCAGGATAGGCATTAATAATAATCATGGTGTTACTTAGAAATGTATCAACAGAAATGGCTTTCTTAAAATCAGTATAATCTCTCACCCAAAAAGCCAAAAAACGCAGAATAAGTTCTTTATCCTCCATTCTTTCCGTTTTCACAGAAAAGCCAGTGGCTTGCTCAAATTCAGAGTATGCAGCCAGTTCGTTTAATAATTTTGTAGAATAGCCGATATATAAAGCATTACGTATTTCTTGCGCGCTCAGTGGCTCGCCGCCTGTATTGATTCGCTTAAAAATATTACGCTTAACTTCTTCTGGAGTATTGGGTTCAATAATGGTGAAGTTAAACTCGGTTTCTAAAATTCGATTTTGTAAATTAATAGGTAGCTCATTAAATGTTTTTCCATTAAAATCCTTCCAAAACTCTAATCGAAACAATGGAAAGCCATTTCCCTTGTCTATCTCTTTTCTATCCTTTAAAAAACGCCCACCCAAAATAAAATCTCTCAAGGTACTTAATCGTTGTAGTCCATCAATAACTGTTAAATAACCTTTCTCATCTTCAGAAACATAGAACATAGGTAGTGGGATTTTAAGCATTAATGATTCTATTAACTGTGATTTTTTGTCTTCTTCCCAGACTTCTCTACGCTGAAAATCAGGGTTTAAATTGATTGTGTTTTGCACCAATCGACGCAAAATAGTTTCCATTGCAATAACTTTTGATTTAATAGAAATATCATCAGGATTGAATGGATCGCCACTGAGTATTTCTTCTAATTCAATATCTTGTTTCGATTGTTTGAC includes:
- a CDS encoding GmrSD restriction endonuclease domain-containing protein, with the protein product MNFITAGNAVGCTINSHRQGWDGSICRNAETWNCSAKQQFRIDYCQQGDPRCYHIHVYEEGTPYCLIDDLGIGWLLERYPEALNNQIMLFWGKQFQEPRGISKINTHSKDYVFGAYRVQYVECIHINDFKTVWKIVPYSDGWVRFQQPHALTVYYRTIQEGRYLKEVERVTVENLFKAAAQFIGPSSTWFEPEDEARFAHFHQHLADWFEQARVDMQRVKQSKQDIELEEILSGDPFNPDDISIKSKVIAMETILRRLVQNTINLNPDFQRREVWEEDKKSQLIESLMLKIPLPMFYVSEDEKGYLTVIDGLQRLSTLRDFILGGRFLKDRKEIDKGNGFPLFRLEFWKDFNGKTFNELPINLQNRILETEFNFTIIEPNTPEEVKRNIFKRINTGGEPLSAQEIRNALYIGYSTKLLNELAAYSEFEQATGFSVKTERMEDKELILRFLAFWVRDYTDFKKAISVDTFLSNTMIIINAYPDFNNRDFKKLLRENNLPYLEKVDNLKNLNIQIENVENIRSAFKSAMVRAYRLFDKHTFRRSYGENPRKPINKALFEMWSVSLSKLTEQQFYQLLDHKQQLHNEYNLLLEDIDFQFYISRDALKVPAVKERFSKIINLIEKFIQ